CAAGAACCTCCTCGCGAGAGGGGTTTACCGGGACGATCTCACCGTCGAAATCCGACTGTAGATTCTCGAGGATCGCCCGGCCAACTGCGCCGTCACGGTCGGTTGCACCGACCACGCCGACAGTCTCGGGATCGAAGAGTGTAGCTAGCCGTCCCATCATCTGAGACGTCACTTCGAAGTGAGTTAAAGCCCGCTCTCGTTCCCACGGCGTAGGCAGACAGAAGAATCGAACTGTGACTGCTCGAGCAGTTACTCGATAGCCTCGAGAAATTCGTCCAACGTATCGGTCAATTCATCGACAGGATCGCCATCATCGTCGGCCGAGTAGCGGACGATATACGTGTCCGTCTCGACAGCTTCGCGCGTCGTATCGACGCCGTTGACACCTTTCCAGATTGCTGAGACCTCGACTGTTCCGTACTGGTCGTGGTCGTACGTTTCCCCCCGTTCAACGACGGTATCCGCGCCGGAACTGGGGAGATCGGTTGTCTCATCCATTCGCAGTCGACCTCGCTGTTTCGTCTGTGCTCTCGATGGCCGTCACTGTAGGCTCGAGGAGTCGATGCGCATATGGCTCCGGTTTACTGTCGGACAGAGTGAGAACGTCTCTCGAGTGCTCGATGTCGCGCACACTCTCTCTAATCACGTCGAACATCTATGGCTGACTTTTGCATACGTAACCTCACTATACGTCATCGGGGGTATCGTCGGAGTGTATTGTTTCTCGCTGACAAACCAAGAGACAGCGCTGAAGGCCCGGTTTCAAGGGCGCTGGGAGGCGACGATACCCCCTCAGTCCGTCGCGCCAATGAGTGTACTTGCAATCAAGTTCCGCGTTCCGCGTTGCAATCTGGATGCAACTGCCTGTCGCGTAATCTCGAGTTCAGCGGCGATATCGTCCTGTGATGCAGTCCGCGGTGAATCGTAGTACCCATGCGAGTACGCAAGCACTAACGCCTCGCGCTGGGCATCCGTCAAGTCGTACTCACTGCCCGAATGCAACGGCGAAAGTGCGTGCAACTGGACGAGTTCGATGGGGATCCCACACTCACGACAGTACGACTGAAACTCCGAGACGGCCGCCTGCTCCGTCGCTCGGACGTCGAACGTCCACTTCTCGTGCGTGCCAACTGCCGATACCAGCGCGATATCTGTCTCGAAAATGGCCGTCAGCACGCTTTCGTAGTCGAAATCCCAGTCGATCCGAACGAACACCTCCGTCTCGAGGGCGTCGATAATCTGGAGGTCGTTGATACCCGGATGGTCAACACCCTCGAGATCAATCGCTGCTGCATCGACGTCTTGCAACCAGAAGTACGGAACCAACGCGTCGTTTGTCGGGATGACCCGCTCGAGTTCGATACGGGAAGCGGGAAACTTCGAGAAGACCTCTGCGAGCGGAAACTCTCCTTCCTCGGCGGTGAACGAGGCTTCGATGGCCATACTGAGTATTCGACTGCAGCGACAAAGGATCTGTGAACGGATGGCATACTCGGGCACGCGACCAAATTAATGCATGGAGAGTGCAACACCAGAGCGACTCGAGAGCGCAATTGTTGCGAGATAACAACAGATTGCGACGACGATAATCGAACCACCGGGTGGGAGACTCTGACTGAGCGCGAACGCAAAGCCGCCAAGTATCGAGACCTGGCCGAACAGAATCGAGAGAAACAGCGTTTCACGGAAGCTATTGGCGATCTGTGAGGCAGCCGCGACGGGAATAACGAGCATCCCGGCGACGAGGATCACACCGAGAATCTGCATCGCGCCGACGACGACGACGGCAGTCATAACGACCAGCAGAGTGTTGTAGGCGGTGACGTTGAGTTGGGCGACGCGGGCCGCCTGCTCGTCGAACGTGATAAACAGCAGTTGTTTGTACGTCAACGCGATGACGGCGACGACGGACACCGTGAGAACTGCCATCATACGCGCGCCACCGGATGGCACAACCGAGAGGCTCCCAAAGAGCCAGCCCTCGATATCGATGGCAACCGACATCGTCCCTCGCCCCCAGCTAATCAGCAACGTCCCAACAGCGAAACTCCCGGTGAGCATGATTGCAATCGGCACGTCACCGAACGTGTTGGTGTGTTCGGTCAGCCACTGGACGCCGAGTGCACCGAGTATGCTGACAATGAGTGCGACGATCAACAGCGAGCCCTCCCAGCCCGTCACGGCGATGACAAGGAAGCCGACTGCAACGCCCGCGAACGCGGTATGGGCGAGCGTCTCACCGATCAGCGCCATTTGCCGGTGGACGAGGTAGGTCCCGATTAGCGGCGCGACGATTCCGATGAGGACGCCAGTGGCGATCATTCGCCACATAAACGCGTGCTGGAAGACGTTTGTCCCAACCGAGTAGTCAATCCACATGCCAGCGATGAGGAACTGCTCGAAGAGCACCGCCGCACTGCCGTTGAGGTGGCGCAACCAGTCGAGGGCGATAAACGCGATCATCGCCGTTGCAAGCAGCGCAACGAGGCCGATCCCGACGATCTCGAGGCCGTAGCGAAGATCGAGCCCCTCGTGTGTCTCCGGTTGCTGTGCCTCCGCAGCGTCGCGTGCTCCTGAGGCGCGTTCGTCCCCGCTCATCAGTGGTGATGGTGGACGACCGTGCCTGTCGCCCCGTAGGCTTCACTTAGTGCATCGCTTTCGACGAACGATTCCGTATCGCCGTGGTGATACAGTTGCGTATTGATGCAGGCGATTCGATCCGCCCGATCCGTGACAACGCCGATATCGTGCTCGATCAGAATAATCGTGATTCCCGACTCGTTTAACGACTCGAGCAACTGATAGAACGCATCACGCGATTCTGCATCGACACCGACCGTCGGTTCATCCAGTGCGAGCAAGTCGGCTTCCGAGGCCAGCGCCCGCGCGATATAAGCTCGTTGGCGCTGTCCACCCGACAGTTGGTTCATCTGCTGGTCAGCGAGGTCCGTAATGTCGACCGTCTCGAGTGCGTCATCTGCAATTTTGCGATCTTCATCGCTGAGTCGACCGTGACCCACGTGAGCAAATCGGCCCATT
The Natronolimnobius baerhuensis DNA segment above includes these coding regions:
- a CDS encoding metal ABC transporter ATP-binding protein → MSNAVNVRNVSFAYGDQPALEDVTLTIESGDFLGLIGPNGSGKTTLLHIILGLLSPDSGVVELFGQPVDSFDQGERIGYVSQKATDRGGTMPVTVRECVRMGRFAHVGHGRLSDEDRKIADDALETVDITDLADQQMNQLSGGQRQRAYIARALASEADLLALDEPTVGVDAESRDAFYQLLESLNESGITIILIEHDIGVVTDRADRIACINTQLYHHGDTESFVESDALSEAYGATGTVVHHHH
- a CDS encoding metal ABC transporter permease → MSGDERASGARDAAEAQQPETHEGLDLRYGLEIVGIGLVALLATAMIAFIALDWLRHLNGSAAVLFEQFLIAGMWIDYSVGTNVFQHAFMWRMIATGVLIGIVAPLIGTYLVHRQMALIGETLAHTAFAGVAVGFLVIAVTGWEGSLLIVALIVSILGALGVQWLTEHTNTFGDVPIAIMLTGSFAVGTLLISWGRGTMSVAIDIEGWLFGSLSVVPSGGARMMAVLTVSVVAVIALTYKQLLFITFDEQAARVAQLNVTAYNTLLVVMTAVVVVGAMQILGVILVAGMLVIPVAAASQIANSFRETLFLSILFGQVSILGGFAFALSQSLPPGGSIIVVAICCYLATIALSSRSGVALSMH
- a CDS encoding helix-turn-helix domain-containing protein translates to MAIEASFTAEEGEFPLAEVFSKFPASRIELERVIPTNDALVPYFWLQDVDAAAIDLEGVDHPGINDLQIIDALETEVFVRIDWDFDYESVLTAIFETDIALVSAVGTHEKWTFDVRATEQAAVSEFQSYCRECGIPIELVQLHALSPLHSGSEYDLTDAQREALVLAYSHGYYDSPRTASQDDIAAELEITRQAVASRLQRGTRNLIASTLIGATD